From Micromonospora sp. NBC_01699, a single genomic window includes:
- a CDS encoding ATP-binding protein: protein MPVQQTAVGPGHRARRAVRLLGPIELIGPDGPVPLTDEVRRLLGLLALRVGQPVAAADLRGVLPPGVTPATRSLDGAAAELAAALDRAGLANAVVAHPIGYLLRLPARRVDVQRFTRLLTRARRRMAAEQWARALPLFDAALRLWRTPLHSEPLGGSAPRPSGWVAGEVGRLVQSRIAAIEERWECALRLALAAQAAAGQPAVDRASVIDGLAAARTAVAAIGELEAALARHPLRVRLWELLLVAAAVGTGRRSAAQVERRARETFREQLGVEPGERLRALAAAAQRGDLAQRWPSTHGSDPVSRLVDRAKSQAPLPVPMTPLLGRDALLAVVNQRLATQRLVTLTGPGGAGKTRLAVAAASRFGAAWFVDLTAVESPVRVPEAVAAALGVRAEPGRDVADTLAEEIGWTPALLVLDNCEHLVAGVAELVDRLLHRCPGLLVLATSRVPLRLHTEAVVAVPTLALPPEPTGNTIASLAAHPATRLFLDRARSRSGRPVPEASADAVAQLCAELDGLPLAIELAAAHTSVLGVGEIVTRLRTDLRLLASPDPTAPQRHRTLAAAVETSVERLDPGARALFERLAVCPGGFDSETARAIAGPDAPDALAALVESSLVVAAPLAAPPLPATLPPAVAPPTPPPAVPLPSLRWSATAPVPTSATAPATATATAPASTPTPTSAGPPALTPAGPPAPTPAGPPAFTPAGPPPSAGYPASMAGYASTPISGHLFPTVFAPPDPPADDPPLPVRYRMLAPIRRHAMTRLGAGAGEAAARTALAAHCLALAEYADAHLRGPEQEWWLRRLRAEAANMQAAMSWLSEAGAGAPPHAELRLAAALARYCRLDGHYRDGHRWLAEALVRHPDAPTPMRAGAGAAAAMLAMLSCDYPAAMEHAEAALGGYRQVGNRAGVARVLLTLGSIAREQARYVDSTVYLATAAATFAEYGDEWGEAQTAQLRGFTAWLSGDLDRADSRLWVSRRWYEQLGEPRAEAEALMNLGAVALYRGDTDRAASLLDVALRRYSVLGFPEGVGWAHNLRGLVELRGRRTDRAAAHLLTSLAAHRQVGDRWRTASVLEALAEVARLDGAPGRGARLLGAAARIREEIGAPVPACERPDTEATARAIRSQLGDAGFTAAHEYGRDAPLDTLLTADPTRHDPTRHDRAPTRHALPRSA from the coding sequence GTGCCCGTTCAGCAGACCGCCGTGGGGCCGGGACATCGGGCCCGACGCGCGGTGCGGTTGCTCGGGCCCATCGAGCTGATCGGCCCCGACGGTCCGGTGCCGCTCACCGACGAGGTACGCCGGCTGCTGGGCCTGCTCGCGCTCCGGGTCGGCCAGCCGGTCGCCGCCGCCGACCTGCGGGGCGTACTCCCGCCCGGGGTGACCCCGGCGACCCGCTCGCTCGACGGGGCGGCTGCCGAACTCGCCGCCGCGCTGGACCGGGCCGGGCTGGCGAACGCCGTCGTCGCCCATCCGATCGGGTACCTGTTGCGGCTGCCGGCCCGGCGGGTCGACGTACAGCGGTTCACCCGGCTGCTGACGCGGGCCCGGCGGCGGATGGCGGCGGAGCAGTGGGCGAGGGCCCTCCCGCTGTTCGACGCCGCGTTGCGACTGTGGCGGACGCCGTTGCACAGCGAACCGCTCGGCGGCAGCGCACCTCGCCCGTCCGGCTGGGTCGCCGGCGAGGTGGGTCGCCTGGTGCAGAGCCGGATCGCCGCGATCGAGGAGCGGTGGGAGTGTGCCCTGCGGCTCGCCCTCGCCGCCCAGGCGGCGGCCGGGCAACCCGCGGTGGACCGCGCCTCGGTGATCGACGGGCTTGCCGCCGCCCGTACCGCCGTGGCGGCGATCGGTGAGCTGGAGGCGGCCCTGGCCCGGCATCCGCTGCGGGTGCGACTGTGGGAGCTGCTGCTGGTCGCGGCGGCCGTCGGCACCGGGCGACGGTCCGCGGCGCAGGTGGAGCGGCGGGCCCGGGAGACGTTCCGGGAGCAGTTGGGTGTCGAACCGGGGGAGCGGCTGCGCGCCCTGGCCGCCGCCGCCCAACGCGGCGACCTGGCCCAGCGGTGGCCGTCGACACACGGCTCCGACCCGGTGTCCCGGTTGGTCGACCGGGCCAAGTCCCAGGCCCCGCTGCCGGTGCCGATGACCCCGCTGCTGGGGCGCGACGCCCTGCTCGCCGTGGTCAACCAGCGGCTGGCGACGCAGCGCCTGGTGACGCTGACCGGTCCCGGCGGCGCCGGCAAGACCCGGCTCGCGGTGGCCGCGGCCAGCCGGTTCGGCGCCGCCTGGTTCGTCGACCTCACCGCCGTGGAGAGCCCGGTACGGGTACCGGAAGCCGTCGCCGCCGCGCTCGGCGTACGGGCGGAGCCGGGGCGGGACGTGGCCGACACCCTGGCCGAGGAGATCGGGTGGACCCCGGCCCTGCTGGTGCTGGACAACTGCGAACACCTCGTCGCCGGCGTGGCCGAACTGGTCGACCGGTTGCTGCACCGCTGTCCGGGGCTGCTGGTGCTGGCCACCAGCCGGGTCCCGTTGCGATTGCACACGGAGGCGGTGGTGGCGGTGCCGACGCTGGCCCTGCCGCCCGAGCCGACCGGCAACACCATCGCGTCCCTGGCCGCCCATCCGGCGACCCGGCTCTTCCTGGATCGGGCCCGGTCCAGGTCCGGCCGACCGGTGCCGGAGGCGAGTGCCGACGCGGTGGCGCAACTCTGCGCCGAACTCGACGGGTTGCCGCTGGCCATCGAACTGGCTGCGGCGCATACCTCCGTACTCGGTGTCGGTGAGATCGTGACCCGGCTCCGTACCGATCTGCGGCTGCTGGCCAGCCCGGACCCGACCGCACCGCAGCGGCACCGGACGTTGGCGGCCGCGGTCGAGACCAGTGTGGAGCGGCTCGATCCCGGTGCACGGGCGCTGTTCGAACGGCTCGCGGTCTGTCCCGGTGGGTTCGACTCCGAAACCGCCCGCGCCATCGCCGGTCCGGACGCGCCGGACGCGCTCGCGGCACTGGTCGAATCCTCGCTGGTGGTGGCCGCGCCACTGGCCGCGCCGCCGCTTCCGGCCACCCTGCCCCCCGCCGTCGCGCCCCCCACTCCACCACCGGCGGTGCCACTACCATCGCTGCGCTGGTCCGCAACCGCCCCCGTGCCGACATCCGCCACCGCACCCGCCACCGCCACCGCCACCGCACCCGCATCCACGCCGACGCCCACGTCCGCCGGCCCGCCTGCGCTCACGCCGGCTGGCCCGCCTGCGCCCACGCCGGCTGGCCCGCCTGCATTCACGCCCGCCGGACCGCCTCCATCCGCCGGCTATCCCGCGTCGATGGCCGGGTACGCCTCGACCCCCATCTCCGGGCACCTGTTCCCGACCGTGTTCGCCCCGCCGGACCCGCCGGCCGACGACCCGCCGCTCCCGGTGCGCTATCGGATGCTCGCGCCGATCCGTCGCCACGCGATGACCCGGCTCGGCGCCGGAGCGGGCGAGGCCGCGGCCCGTACGGCATTGGCCGCGCACTGCCTGGCCCTGGCCGAGTACGCAGACGCCCACCTGCGCGGCCCCGAGCAGGAGTGGTGGCTGCGCCGGCTACGGGCCGAGGCGGCCAACATGCAGGCGGCGATGAGCTGGCTGTCCGAGGCCGGAGCCGGTGCGCCGCCGCACGCCGAACTGCGTCTCGCCGCCGCGTTGGCCCGGTACTGCCGGTTGGACGGCCACTACCGCGACGGCCACCGCTGGCTGGCCGAGGCGCTGGTTCGGCATCCGGACGCACCCACGCCGATGCGGGCCGGTGCCGGTGCGGCGGCGGCGATGCTGGCCATGCTGAGTTGCGACTACCCGGCGGCGATGGAGCATGCCGAGGCGGCGCTGGGCGGCTACCGGCAGGTGGGCAACCGGGCCGGGGTGGCCCGGGTCCTGCTGACGCTCGGTTCGATCGCCCGCGAGCAGGCCCGTTACGTCGACTCCACCGTGTACCTCGCCACCGCCGCCGCGACCTTCGCCGAGTACGGCGACGAGTGGGGCGAGGCGCAGACCGCGCAGTTGCGCGGCTTCACCGCCTGGCTCTCCGGCGACCTGGACCGGGCCGACTCACGCCTGTGGGTCAGCCGGCGCTGGTACGAGCAGCTCGGCGAGCCGAGGGCGGAGGCGGAGGCGCTGATGAACCTCGGCGCGGTGGCGCTCTACCGGGGCGACACCGACCGGGCCGCATCCCTGCTCGACGTCGCGTTGCGGCGTTACTCCGTACTCGGGTTCCCGGAGGGGGTGGGCTGGGCGCACAACCTGCGCGGGCTGGTGGAACTGCGCGGTCGGCGTACGGACAGGGCGGCGGCGCATCTGCTCACCAGTCTCGCCGCGCATCGCCAGGTCGGCGACCGGTGGCGTACGGCCAGTGTGCTCGAAGCGTTGGCCGAGGTGGCCCGGCTCGACGGCGCCCCCGGCCGGGGTGCCCGACTGCTCGGCGCGGCGGCCCGGATCCGGGAGGAGATCGGCGCCCCGGTCCCCGCCTGTGAGCGCCCCGACACCGAGGCGACCGCGCGGGCGATCCGGTCCCAGCTCGGCGACGCCGGCTTCACCGCCGCCCACGAGTACGGTCGCGACGCCCCCCTGGACACCCTCCTCACCGCCGACCCCACCCGCCACGACCCCACCCGCCACGACCGCGCCCCCACCCGCCACGCCCTCCCCCGCTCCGCCTAA
- a CDS encoding FAD-dependent oxidoreductase, translating into MRTAVVVGAGIGGLAVAGALARSGWQVTLLERGDRLRAERTALVLWPNGVRALHALGLGDGLDAIATALPDVGVRRPDGHWLVQPRPMVDERAPVVVHREDLHDALIAGLGDKVDIRTGVQVRTVRCIAAERPAVGDGRTEFEADLVVAADGVDSAVRHRLAPQATVVSSGSAAWRAVIPWYRAPKLPADRPVNGETLGAGYRFVAISLGDRGSSGGSTRGGIYWVATAAGASRPEPPETQLALLRRWYANWPAPIGDLLAATEPDDLVQQEVRELRPLPRGFAYPAGPGGIVLLGDAAHAMPHHLGQGACLAFEDAATLRSAVRDAVPGESLRTAVESYSRARRPRAVTVVRQTRRMSAVLQSRGRLALRARDAALGTITPRLMGSAATAAAAWRPPT; encoded by the coding sequence ATGCGTACGGCCGTGGTGGTGGGCGCCGGAATCGGCGGCCTGGCCGTCGCCGGTGCCCTGGCCCGTTCCGGCTGGCAGGTCACCCTTCTCGAACGGGGTGACCGGCTGCGCGCCGAGCGCACCGCACTGGTGCTCTGGCCCAACGGGGTACGGGCGCTGCACGCGCTCGGCCTCGGCGACGGGCTGGACGCGATCGCCACCGCCCTGCCCGACGTCGGGGTACGCCGGCCGGACGGCCACTGGCTGGTCCAGCCCCGCCCGATGGTCGACGAGCGGGCCCCGGTGGTGGTGCACCGGGAGGATCTGCACGACGCCCTGATCGCCGGCCTCGGTGACAAGGTCGACATCCGTACCGGGGTGCAGGTCCGCACCGTACGCTGCATCGCGGCCGAGCGGCCGGCCGTCGGCGACGGGCGAACCGAGTTCGAGGCCGACCTGGTGGTGGCCGCCGACGGGGTGGACAGCGCGGTCCGGCACCGGCTCGCCCCGCAGGCGACCGTCGTCAGTTCCGGCTCGGCCGCCTGGCGGGCGGTGATCCCCTGGTACCGCGCCCCGAAGCTGCCCGCCGACCGCCCGGTCAACGGCGAGACGCTCGGCGCCGGTTACCGGTTCGTCGCCATCTCGCTTGGCGACCGGGGCTCGTCCGGCGGTTCCACCCGGGGCGGCATCTACTGGGTGGCGACCGCTGCCGGCGCGTCCCGCCCCGAGCCACCCGAGACCCAACTCGCCCTGCTCCGCCGCTGGTACGCCAACTGGCCGGCGCCGATCGGCGACCTGCTCGCCGCGACCGAGCCCGACGACCTGGTCCAGCAGGAGGTACGCGAACTGCGCCCGCTGCCGCGCGGGTTCGCGTACCCGGCCGGGCCCGGCGGGATCGTGCTGCTCGGCGACGCCGCGCACGCGATGCCGCACCACCTCGGTCAGGGTGCCTGCCTGGCGTTCGAGGACGCCGCGACGCTCCGCTCGGCGGTCCGGGACGCGGTGCCCGGCGAGTCGTTGCGGACCGCCGTCGAGTCGTACAGTCGGGCCCGCCGCCCGCGCGCGGTCACCGTCGTACGGCAGACCCGGCGGATGTCGGCGGTCTTGCAGAGCCGGGGCCGGCTGGCCCTGCGGGCCCGGGACGCGGCCCTGGGCACGATCACCCCCCGCCTGATGGGCAGCGCCGCCACCGCAGCCGCCGCCTGGCGCCCCCCCACATAA
- the lgt gene encoding prolipoprotein diacylglyceryl transferase yields the protein MTLASVSPLAALPSPSTAVWQLGPIPIRAYALCIVLGIVVAAVVTEYRLRQRGVAPWAILDVAVWAVPFGIVGARIYHVITSPQAYFGADGDPIRALYIWEGGLGIWGAVAGGAVGAWLAARQLGIPLTVVADALAPGLPLAQAVGRFGNWFNNELFGGRTTLPWGLEIHRMDSGNPGHALLDENGNPILEPGLYQPTFAYEALWNVGVALVVYLVDRKLKLGRGRAFAVYVMGYTVGRFWIEMLRTDQANEILGVRLNVWTAVVVFLGALIYFLRVRGPQEFLVPVYADSTTTVVTDDEAGDADGATGSTSDISQVDLSRRTVDRDANTLPEAYRVVTEEQYRTYQRTGELPEQELDPAGGPGRRLDDLDDDEPDDLDASADDTDETTADDQPHGGDDDRAAGGTGQARAGAAPPGTTDRDNS from the coding sequence GTGACCCTAGCCTCAGTGTCCCCGCTGGCAGCCCTGCCCAGTCCGAGCACCGCCGTGTGGCAACTCGGACCGATCCCGATCAGGGCGTACGCGCTCTGCATCGTGCTGGGCATCGTCGTCGCGGCGGTGGTGACCGAATATCGGCTCCGCCAGCGTGGCGTGGCCCCCTGGGCGATTCTGGACGTCGCGGTCTGGGCGGTGCCGTTCGGCATCGTCGGCGCGCGGATCTACCACGTGATCACCTCGCCGCAGGCGTACTTCGGCGCCGACGGTGACCCGATCCGGGCCCTCTACATCTGGGAGGGCGGGCTCGGCATCTGGGGCGCGGTCGCGGGTGGCGCGGTCGGCGCCTGGCTGGCCGCCCGGCAGCTCGGCATCCCGCTGACCGTGGTCGCCGACGCGCTCGCCCCCGGCCTGCCGCTGGCCCAGGCGGTCGGCCGGTTCGGCAACTGGTTCAACAACGAACTCTTCGGCGGCCGGACCACGCTGCCCTGGGGCCTGGAGATCCACCGGATGGACTCGGGCAACCCGGGTCACGCGCTGCTGGACGAGAACGGCAACCCGATCCTCGAACCCGGCCTCTACCAGCCGACCTTCGCCTACGAGGCGCTGTGGAACGTCGGCGTCGCCCTGGTCGTCTACCTGGTCGACCGCAAGCTCAAGCTCGGCCGGGGTCGCGCCTTCGCCGTCTACGTGATGGGTTACACCGTCGGCCGGTTCTGGATCGAGATGCTCCGCACCGACCAGGCCAACGAGATCCTCGGCGTACGGCTCAACGTCTGGACCGCCGTGGTCGTCTTCCTCGGCGCGCTGATCTACTTCCTCCGGGTCCGGGGCCCGCAGGAGTTCCTGGTGCCGGTCTACGCCGACTCCACCACCACCGTCGTCACCGACGACGAGGCCGGTGACGCCGACGGCGCGACCGGGTCGACCAGCGACATCTCCCAGGTCGACCTGTCCCGGCGTACCGTGGACAGGGACGCGAACACCCTGCCCGAGGCGTACCGGGTGGTCACCGAGGAGCAGTACCGGACCTACCAGCGCACCGGTGAGCTGCCCGAGCAGGAACTCGACCCGGCCGGGGGTCCGGGCCGGCGGCTCGACGACCTCGACGACGACGAACCGGACGACCTCGACGCCAGCGCGGACGACACGGACGAGACGACCGCCGACGACCAGCCGCACGGCGGCGACGATGACCGGGCGGCGGGTGGTACCGGGCAGGCCCGGGCGGGCGCCGCGCCGCCGGGGACCACGGACCGCGACAACAGCTGA
- the trpC gene encoding indole-3-glycerol phosphate synthase TrpC has product MLDEILAGVREDVERRQAEIPLERIRELAAAMPPPRDAYAALRRPGVGVIAEVKRSSPSKGQLAEIADPAELAGEYAAGGARCISVLTEGRWFGGSLVDLAAVRAAVDIPVLRKDFVVSSYQVHEARAHGADLVLLIVAALEQNALVGLLERIESLGMTALVEVHDEDEADRALDAGAQVIGVNARNLRTLEVDRSVFERIAPGLPNSVVKIAESGVRGPHDLIRYASAGADAVLVGEGLVTQKSPREAVAELVNAGNHPATPRPVR; this is encoded by the coding sequence GTGCTCGACGAGATCCTGGCCGGAGTGCGCGAGGACGTCGAACGCCGACAGGCGGAGATCCCGCTGGAGCGAATCCGGGAGCTGGCTGCCGCCATGCCCCCACCCCGCGACGCGTACGCGGCCCTGCGTCGCCCCGGTGTCGGGGTGATCGCCGAGGTCAAGCGCTCGTCGCCGTCCAAGGGTCAACTCGCCGAGATCGCCGATCCGGCCGAGCTGGCCGGCGAGTACGCCGCCGGCGGAGCCCGCTGCATCAGCGTGCTCACCGAGGGGCGCTGGTTCGGCGGATCGCTGGTCGACCTCGCCGCGGTCCGGGCGGCGGTGGACATCCCGGTGCTGCGCAAGGACTTCGTCGTCTCCAGCTACCAGGTGCACGAGGCCCGCGCCCACGGTGCCGACCTGGTGCTGCTGATCGTCGCCGCGCTGGAGCAGAACGCGCTGGTCGGGCTGCTGGAGCGGATCGAGTCGCTGGGCATGACCGCGCTGGTCGAGGTGCACGACGAGGACGAGGCCGACCGGGCGCTGGACGCCGGTGCCCAGGTGATCGGCGTGAACGCCCGCAACCTGCGCACGCTGGAGGTCGACCGCTCGGTGTTCGAGCGGATCGCCCCCGGCCTGCCGAACAGCGTCGTCAAGATCGCCGAGTCCGGCGTACGGGGACCGCACGACCTGATCCGGTACGCCTCGGCCGGTGCCGACGCGGTGCTGGTCGGGGAGGGCCTGGTCACCCAGAAGAGCCCCCGCGAGGCGGTGGCCGAACTGGTCAACGCCGGCAACCACCCGGCCACCCCACGACCGGTCCGCTGA
- a CDS encoding Trp biosynthesis-associated membrane protein, which yields MSEQPAVARPAPSGRRLLTYAVLLCLAGAGLALYAATRTWSVEITTRPEPLSALRDPHTGGELLPWLPALALVGLASAGALLASRGLGRRLVGGLLVLVGLGIAAGGGYGLTAPDRDETNLLWPLLCGLGAVLVAAAGVLTVGRGHTWPAMGARYERVRPGAAPTAPGSSDAGRVDAGRTVAAWDALDRGEDPTVN from the coding sequence ATGAGCGAGCAGCCAGCCGTGGCCCGGCCGGCACCTTCGGGCCGCCGGCTGCTGACGTACGCGGTCCTGCTCTGTCTGGCCGGGGCGGGCCTGGCGCTCTACGCCGCGACCCGGACCTGGTCGGTCGAGATCACCACCCGGCCGGAGCCGCTGTCGGCGCTGCGGGACCCGCACACCGGTGGCGAGCTGCTGCCCTGGCTGCCGGCGCTCGCCCTGGTCGGTCTGGCCTCGGCCGGTGCGCTGCTGGCCAGCCGGGGGCTCGGCCGCCGCCTGGTCGGCGGGCTGCTGGTGCTGGTCGGGCTCGGGATCGCGGCCGGCGGCGGGTACGGCCTGACCGCCCCGGACCGGGACGAGACGAACCTGCTCTGGCCGCTGCTCTGCGGGCTGGGCGCGGTGCTGGTCGCCGCCGCCGGGGTGCTCACCGTGGGTCGGGGACACACCTGGCCGGCCATGGGCGCCCGCTACGAGCGGGTACGGCCCGGCGCCGCCCCCACCGCCCCCGGCTCGTCCGACGCCGGCCGGGTCGACGCCGGCCGGACCGTCGCCGCCTGGGACGCCCTGGACCGGGGCGAGGATCCGACGGTCAACTGA
- a CDS encoding anthranilate synthase component I — protein sequence MSQTTGAVSPDEATFRELAGSRRVVPVTRRLLADGETPVGVYRKLAGGPGTFLLESAEQGAGPGGVAWSRYSFIGVRSSATLVERDGEAHWLGRPPAGVPTSGDPVAALRETVAALAGPEGDPLAGLPPLTGGMVGYLGYDFVRRLERLPSLARDDLGLPELGMMLATDLVVLDHFDGSAILVANAVLPPPDEPDRAGPVLAAYHQAVGRLDAMTTAFSRPIPPMISTLASPPNGDVLCNTPEGGYPKAVEAAKEAIRAGECFQIVLSQRFERETRADPLDVYRVLRTTNPSPYMYLLRFDGFDIVGSSPEAHLKVTAAEGGARRAMLHPIAGTRPRGATPEEDNRLGAELLADPKERAEHVMLVDLGRNDLGRVCRPGTVEVPAFATIERYSHVMHIVSTVVGTLREDRTAFDALAATFPAGTLSGAPKVRAMEIIEDLEPTRRGLYGGTVGYFGFGGDMDMAIAIRTALIRDGRAYVQAGAGIVADSDPMAEDRETRNKAAAVLAAIAAAETLRPAR from the coding sequence ATGAGCCAGACCACCGGCGCGGTCAGCCCGGACGAGGCGACCTTCCGCGAACTGGCCGGCAGCCGACGGGTGGTGCCGGTGACCCGGCGGCTGCTCGCCGACGGGGAGACCCCGGTCGGGGTCTACCGCAAGCTGGCCGGCGGGCCGGGGACCTTCCTGCTGGAGTCCGCCGAACAGGGCGCCGGACCGGGCGGCGTGGCCTGGTCGCGCTACTCGTTCATCGGCGTACGCAGCAGCGCGACGCTGGTCGAACGGGACGGTGAGGCGCACTGGCTGGGCCGACCGCCGGCCGGTGTGCCGACCTCGGGCGACCCGGTGGCGGCGCTGCGGGAAACCGTCGCGGCCCTGGCCGGCCCCGAGGGCGACCCGTTGGCCGGGCTGCCGCCGCTCACCGGCGGCATGGTCGGCTACCTCGGCTACGACTTCGTCCGCCGGCTGGAACGGCTGCCGTCGCTGGCGCGCGACGACCTCGGCCTGCCCGAACTGGGCATGATGCTCGCCACCGACCTGGTGGTGCTGGACCACTTCGACGGCTCGGCGATCCTGGTCGCCAACGCGGTGCTGCCGCCGCCGGACGAGCCCGACCGGGCCGGGCCGGTGCTGGCCGCGTACCACCAGGCGGTGGGGCGGCTCGACGCGATGACCACCGCGTTCTCCCGGCCGATCCCGCCGATGATCTCGACCCTGGCCAGCCCGCCCAACGGCGACGTGCTCTGCAACACCCCGGAGGGCGGGTACCCCAAGGCGGTGGAGGCGGCCAAGGAGGCGATCCGGGCCGGCGAGTGCTTCCAGATCGTGCTCAGCCAGCGGTTCGAACGCGAGACCAGGGCCGATCCGCTCGACGTCTACCGGGTGCTGCGGACCACCAACCCGAGCCCGTACATGTACCTGCTGCGCTTCGACGGTTTCGACATCGTCGGCTCGTCGCCGGAGGCGCACCTGAAGGTGACCGCCGCCGAGGGCGGGGCGCGCCGGGCCATGCTGCACCCGATCGCCGGCACCCGGCCGCGCGGCGCCACGCCGGAGGAGGACAACCGGCTCGGCGCCGAACTGCTCGCCGACCCGAAGGAGCGCGCCGAGCACGTGATGCTGGTCGACCTGGGCCGCAACGACCTCGGCCGGGTCTGCCGGCCGGGCACCGTGGAGGTGCCCGCGTTCGCCACCATCGAGCGGTACAGCCACGTCATGCACATCGTCTCGACCGTGGTCGGCACGCTGCGCGAGGACCGTACGGCGTTCGACGCGCTCGCCGCGACCTTCCCGGCCGGCACCCTCTCCGGCGCACCGAAGGTACGCGCCATGGAGATCATCGAGGACCTGGAGCCGACCCGGCGCGGGCTTTACGGCGGCACCGTGGGCTACTTCGGCTTCGGTGGTGACATGGACATGGCGATCGCCATCCGGACCGCCCTGATCCGCGACGGCCGGGCCTACGTGCAGGCCGGTGCGGGGATCGTGGCCGACTCCGACCCGATGGCCGAGGACCGGGAGACCCGTAACAAGGCGGCCGCCGTACTGGCCGCCATCGCTGCGGCCGAGACCCTGCGGCCGGCCCGATGA